Proteins from a single region of Thunnus albacares chromosome 16, fThuAlb1.1, whole genome shotgun sequence:
- the LOC122999343 gene encoding filamin-A-interacting protein 1 isoform X1 gives MRSRSCTMESPDDGHITPAKSFIKQEEENTELTKKKMKVQREEKDGRTGVSGTQRKPQKPAESRKELSKKDLLQLLGIMEGEVQAREDVIGMLKSEKTRPGTLEAHYGSAVPTKPLQALQRDSLLTNSNNSTENVYERPMAELDRLEDKQKETYRRMLEQLLLAEKCHRRTVMDLDNEKRKHVDFMNKSDDFTNLLEQERERLKRLLEQEKAYQARKDKDHSKRLEKVRAELVKLKSFALMLVDERQLHIEQIDQQSQKIQDLTQKLQEKEQRLVAVTDTAKEDSQKVLKLEAELEHRAAKFTQEHEEMTAKLTNQESQSRQLRLKLAGLSHKIEELEESNKALQKSDEDLQELREKISKGECGNSSLMAELENLRKRVLEMEGKDVEITKTESQCRELRKRLQEEENHSKELRLEVEKLQKRMAELEKLEGAFNRSKMDCSQLHTNLEKEKRVMKDLASELEMVKIRLKELESSESKFEKAEMILKDDLMKLKSFTVILVDERKNMAERLKQEEQKSDDLSKMFKAEQGKVTEVTEKLIEESKKLLKFKSEMEVKVTTLTKEKDELKTKLASEEEKCRELNTKLCGMKIRVDGLEETEKKRANKDENRNQDEDNKVKELSLEIERLKSRLKQLEVVEGDLMKTEDEYDLLEKKFRTEQDKANNLSKLLEEMKSQIARNKAIEKGEVMSTEAELRIRCKMEEAKTRELRVDVQALKEKIHELMNKEDRLSQLQVDYSVLQKRFMEEEEKKKSMSQEVASLTKELEASKRYSRAMRPSMNGRRMMDVPVTSTAVQTDVVASEPAEDDTAAGFIRKSVLEENHLMSNLRQRGLKKPTVLERYPPASAELGARKSWIPWMKKKDAITLTQIPPEKTLLNPPEMTMSPKPGQPLHIRVTPDHENSTATLEITSPRAEDFFSSTTIIPTLGLQKPRITIVPKPTTVTSKAKACDVPGGLDRAKSPVTITTISRAKSPEKTNGSGSDSPQSPVSIITVSTTPVAEACASPEPHEITTGRTVIKMTPEKQLGSPTVRKYNGNSNIITTEDNKIHIHLGPQFKRPSEGCSSPLLMLRPLSLSPESKEMPTGTVLRSPRQPSSGKTTPSKMTSSITITPITSAASRPTQSVPSADVQSARSAATRIPVSKGMKPSSKAVLGVSTVTRLDSRAEGQSMKIELRKSMVCASASVVGGKS, from the exons ATGCGATCCAGGAGCTGCACTATGGAGAGTCCAGATGACGGACACATCACGCCCGCTAAAAGTTTTAtcaagcaggaggaggagaacacAGAGCtgacaaagaagaaaatgaaagtcCAGCGAGAGGAAAAGGACGGGAGGACAGGAGTGTCGGGGACACAGAGGAAACCTCAGAAACCCGCAGAGAGCAGGAAGGAGCTGTCCAAGAAGGACTTGCTTCAGCTGTTGGGAATCATGGAAGGAGAAGTTCAG GCCAGAGAGGACGTCATCGGGATGCTGAAGTCAGAGAAAACCAGACCAGGGACGCTAGAGGCTCATTACGGCTCAGCTGTCCCCACAAAACCCCTGCAGgccctgcagagagacagtCTGCTcaccaacagcaacaacagcaccGAAAACGTTTACGAGAGGCCCATGGCCGAG CTGGACCGTCTGGAGGACAAACAGAAGGAGACGTACAGACGGATGTtggagcagctgctgctggcagAGAAATGTCACCGCCGCACCGTCATGGATCTGGACAACGAGAAACGCAAACACGTCGACTTCATGAACAAGAGCGACGACTTCACCAACCTGCTggagcaggagagggagag ACTCAAAAGACTGCTGGAGCAGGAAAAGGCCTACCAGGCTCGTAAAGACAAAGACCACAGCAAGCGGCTGGAGAAGGTCAGAGCAGAGTTGGTGAAGCTCAAGTCCTTTGCCCTGATGTTGGTGGATGAGCGGCAGCTGCACATTGAGCAGATCGACCAGCAGAGCCAGAAGATCCAAGACCTCACTCAGAAGCTGCAAGAGAAAGAGCAGCGCCTAGTGGCGGTCACCGACACCGCAAAGGAGGACAGCCAGAAGGTCCTCAAGCTGGAGGCCGAGCTGGAGCACAGAGCGGCCAAGTTCACGCAGGAGCACGAAGAGATGACCGCCAAACTGACCAACCAAGAGTCCCAAAGCCGCCAGCTCAGACTGAAGCTGGCCGGACTGTCACACAAGATTGAAGAGCTGGAAGAAAGCAACAAGGCGCTGCAGAAATCAGATGAGGACCTGCAGGAGCTGCGGGAAAAGATCAGCAAAGGGGAGTGTGGGAACTCGTCTCTCATGGCCGAGCTGGAGAATCTGAGGAAGAGAGTGCTAGAGATGGAGGGTAAAGATGTGGAGATAACTAAAACAGAGTCTCAGTGCAGGGAGCTCAGGAAgaggctgcaggaggaggaaaacCACAGTAAGGAGCTGAGGCTGGAGGTGGAAAAACTACAGAAAAGAATGGCTGAACTGGAAAAACTGGAGGGGGCTTTCAACAGGAGCAAAATGGATTGCTCTCAGCTTCACACTAACCTGGAAAAGGAGAAACGTGTTATGAAGGATCTGGCCAGCGAGCTCGAGATGGTAAAAATTCGGTTGAAAGAACTAGAGTCCTCAGAGTCAAAGTTTGAAAAGGCAGAGATGATCCTTAAAGATGATCTTATGAAGCTGAAGTCCTTCACAGTTATACTGGTAGACGAAAGAAAAAACATGGCAGAGAGACTTAAACAGGAAGAACAGAAAAGTGATGATTTAAGTAAGATGTTCAAAGCAGAGCAAGGCAAAGTCACAGAGGTCACAGAGAAGCTGATAGAGGAGAGCAAAAAACTTCTCAAATTCAAATCTGAGATGGAGGTCAAAGTGACGACTCTTACTAAAGAGAAAGATGAGTTGAAAACTAAACTTGCAAGTGAGGAGGAAAAGTGTAGGGAGCTGAATACGAAGTTATGTGGGATGAAAATAAGAGTGGACGGActagaagagacagaaaagaagcGGGCTAATAAAGACGAAAACAGAAATCAAGATGAGGACAACAAAGTAAAAGAACTCTCGCTAGAAATCGAAAGACTCAAGAGCAGGCTCAAACAACTCGAGGTGGTCGAAGGGGATTTAATGAAAACAGAGGACGAGTATGATCTACTGGAGAAGAAGTTCAGGACAGAGCAGGACAAGGCAAACAACCTTTCTAAGCTACTGGAGGAAATGAAAAGTCAGATTGCCAGGAACAAAGCAATAGAAAAAGGTGAAGTCATGAGTACGGAGGCTGAGCTGAGAATTCGCTGCAAGATGGAGGAGGCCAAAACCAGAGAGCTGCGGGTGGACGTCCAGGCCCTGAAGGAGAAAATCCATGAGCTGATGAACAAGGAGGACCGGCTCTCCCAGCTGCAGGTGGATTACTCTGTCCTCCAGAAGAGGttcatggaggaggaggagaagaagaagagcatgAGTCAAGAAGTGGCCAGCCTTACCAAGGAACTGGAGGCCTCCAAGCGATACAGTCGTGCCATGAGGCCGAGTATGAACGGTAGAAGGATGATGGATGTTCCTGTTACCTCCACAGCAGTACAGACAGATGTTGTTGCCAGTGAGCCCGCTGAGGATGACACGGCAGCAGGCTTTATCCGAAAATCAGTCCTCGAGGAGAACCACTTAATGAGCAATCTGAGACAGCGAGGTCTTAAAAAGCCGACAGTTCTGGAGCGATACCCTCCTGCATCGGCAGAACTCGGGGCGAGAAAATCCTGGATACCCTggatgaaaaagaaagatgCTATCACGCTCACTCAGATCCCTCCTGAGAAGACATTGCTCAATCCACCAGAGATGACCATGTCTCCAAAGCCAGGTCAGCCGCTGCACATCCGCGTGACGCCTGATCACGAGAACAGCACCGCCACTTTGGAGATCACCAGCCCTCGAGCTGAGGATTTCTtctccagcaccaccatcaTCCCGACTCTTGGCCTTCAGAAACCTCGAATCACAATCGTCCCTAAGCCCACAACCGTGACTTCAAAAGCCAAAGCCTGCGATGTGCCGGGAGGTCTTGATCGAGCCAAATCTCCAGTGACGATAACCACCATCTCCAGAGCCAAGAGTCCGGAGAAGACTAACGGCAGCGGCTCTGACAGCCCTCAGTCGCCGGTGTCCATCATCACAGTCAGCACCACTCCTGTGGCTGAAGCATGTGCTTCACCTGAGCCTCATGAAATTACCACAGGTCGCACAGTGATCAAGATGACTCCGGAGAAGCAACTTGGGTCCCCAACTGTCAGAAAATACAACGGCAACAGCAACATCATTACGACAGAAGACAACAAGATACACATCCACCTGGGTCCGCAGTTTAAGCGGCCCTCTGAGGGATGCAGTAGTCCTTTGTTGATGCTGAGGCCTCTCAGTCTGAGCCCAGAAAGCAAAGAAATGCCGACAGGAACAGTACTCCGCTCGCCACGCCAACCCTCGTCGGGGAAGACGACTCCGAGCAAAATGACAAGCAGCATAACGATAACACCCATCACCTCGGCAGCCTCCAGGCCAACACAGTCTGTG CCCAGTGCGGATGTGCAGTCAGCTCGGAGCGCAGCCACACGGATCCCTGTGTCAAAAGGTATGAAACCGAGCAGCAAGGCGGTTCTGGGTGTCTCCACGGTGACGAGGTTAGATTCGCGGGCCGAGGGCCAGTCGATGAAAATCGAGCTGAGGAAGTCGATGGTGTGCGCCTCCGCCTCTGTGGTGGGAGGCAagagctga
- the LOC122999343 gene encoding filamin-A-interacting protein 1 isoform X2, which translates to MRSRSCTMESPDDGHITPAKSFIKQEEENTELTKKKMKVQREEKDGRTGVSGTQRKPQKPAESRKELSKKDLLQLLGIMEGEVQAREDVIGMLKSEKTRPGTLEAHYGSAVPTKPLQALQRDSLLTNSNNSTENVYERPMAELDRLEDKQKETYRRMLEQLLLAEKCHRRTVMDLDNEKRKHVDFMNKSDDFTNLLEQERERLKRLLEQEKAYQARKDKDHSKRLEKVRAELVKLKSFALMLVDERQLHIEQIDQQSQKIQDLTQKLQEKEQRLVAVTDTAKEDSQKVLKLEAELEHRAAKFTQEHEEMTAKLTNQESQSRQLRLKLAGLSHKIEELEESNKALQKSDEDLQELREKISKGECGNSSLMAELENLRKRVLEMEGKDVEITKTESQCRELRKRLQEEENHSKELRLEVEKLQKRMAELEKLEGAFNRSKMDCSQLHTNLEKEKRVMKDLASELEMVKIRLKELESSESKFEKAEMILKDDLMKLKSFTVILVDERKNMAERLKQEEQKSDDLSKMFKAEQGKVTEVTEKLIEESKKLLKFKSEMEVKVTTLTKEKDELKTKLASEEEKCRELNTKLCGMKIRVDGLEETEKKRANKDENRNQDEDNKVKELSLEIERLKSRLKQLEVVEGDLMKTEDEYDLLEKKFRTEQDKANNLSKLLEEMKSQIARNKAIEKGEVMSTEAELRIRCKMEEAKTRELRVDVQALKEKIHELMNKEDRLSQLQVDYSVLQKRFMEEEEKKKSMSQEVASLTKELEASKRYSRAMRPSMNGRRMMDVPVTSTAVQTDVVASEPAEDDTAAGFIRKSVLEENHLMSNLRQRGLKKPTVLERYPPASAELGARKSWIPWMKKKDAITLTQIPPEKTLLNPPEMTMSPKPGQPLHIRVTPDHENSTATLEITSPRAEDFFSSTTIIPTLGLQKPRITIVPKPTTVTSKAKACDVPGGLDRAKSPVTITTISRAKSPEKTNGSGSDSPQSPVSIITVSTTPVAEACASPEPHEITTGRTVIKMTPEKQLGSPTVRKYNGNSNIITTEDNKIHIHLGPQFKRPSEGCSSPLLMLRPLSLSPESKEMPTGTVLRSPRQPSSGKTTPSKMTSSITITPITSAASRPTQSVLLLNCFKMKSGGVCSLDSTLSSPVRMCSQLGAQPHGSLCQKVC; encoded by the exons ATGCGATCCAGGAGCTGCACTATGGAGAGTCCAGATGACGGACACATCACGCCCGCTAAAAGTTTTAtcaagcaggaggaggagaacacAGAGCtgacaaagaagaaaatgaaagtcCAGCGAGAGGAAAAGGACGGGAGGACAGGAGTGTCGGGGACACAGAGGAAACCTCAGAAACCCGCAGAGAGCAGGAAGGAGCTGTCCAAGAAGGACTTGCTTCAGCTGTTGGGAATCATGGAAGGAGAAGTTCAG GCCAGAGAGGACGTCATCGGGATGCTGAAGTCAGAGAAAACCAGACCAGGGACGCTAGAGGCTCATTACGGCTCAGCTGTCCCCACAAAACCCCTGCAGgccctgcagagagacagtCTGCTcaccaacagcaacaacagcaccGAAAACGTTTACGAGAGGCCCATGGCCGAG CTGGACCGTCTGGAGGACAAACAGAAGGAGACGTACAGACGGATGTtggagcagctgctgctggcagAGAAATGTCACCGCCGCACCGTCATGGATCTGGACAACGAGAAACGCAAACACGTCGACTTCATGAACAAGAGCGACGACTTCACCAACCTGCTggagcaggagagggagag ACTCAAAAGACTGCTGGAGCAGGAAAAGGCCTACCAGGCTCGTAAAGACAAAGACCACAGCAAGCGGCTGGAGAAGGTCAGAGCAGAGTTGGTGAAGCTCAAGTCCTTTGCCCTGATGTTGGTGGATGAGCGGCAGCTGCACATTGAGCAGATCGACCAGCAGAGCCAGAAGATCCAAGACCTCACTCAGAAGCTGCAAGAGAAAGAGCAGCGCCTAGTGGCGGTCACCGACACCGCAAAGGAGGACAGCCAGAAGGTCCTCAAGCTGGAGGCCGAGCTGGAGCACAGAGCGGCCAAGTTCACGCAGGAGCACGAAGAGATGACCGCCAAACTGACCAACCAAGAGTCCCAAAGCCGCCAGCTCAGACTGAAGCTGGCCGGACTGTCACACAAGATTGAAGAGCTGGAAGAAAGCAACAAGGCGCTGCAGAAATCAGATGAGGACCTGCAGGAGCTGCGGGAAAAGATCAGCAAAGGGGAGTGTGGGAACTCGTCTCTCATGGCCGAGCTGGAGAATCTGAGGAAGAGAGTGCTAGAGATGGAGGGTAAAGATGTGGAGATAACTAAAACAGAGTCTCAGTGCAGGGAGCTCAGGAAgaggctgcaggaggaggaaaacCACAGTAAGGAGCTGAGGCTGGAGGTGGAAAAACTACAGAAAAGAATGGCTGAACTGGAAAAACTGGAGGGGGCTTTCAACAGGAGCAAAATGGATTGCTCTCAGCTTCACACTAACCTGGAAAAGGAGAAACGTGTTATGAAGGATCTGGCCAGCGAGCTCGAGATGGTAAAAATTCGGTTGAAAGAACTAGAGTCCTCAGAGTCAAAGTTTGAAAAGGCAGAGATGATCCTTAAAGATGATCTTATGAAGCTGAAGTCCTTCACAGTTATACTGGTAGACGAAAGAAAAAACATGGCAGAGAGACTTAAACAGGAAGAACAGAAAAGTGATGATTTAAGTAAGATGTTCAAAGCAGAGCAAGGCAAAGTCACAGAGGTCACAGAGAAGCTGATAGAGGAGAGCAAAAAACTTCTCAAATTCAAATCTGAGATGGAGGTCAAAGTGACGACTCTTACTAAAGAGAAAGATGAGTTGAAAACTAAACTTGCAAGTGAGGAGGAAAAGTGTAGGGAGCTGAATACGAAGTTATGTGGGATGAAAATAAGAGTGGACGGActagaagagacagaaaagaagcGGGCTAATAAAGACGAAAACAGAAATCAAGATGAGGACAACAAAGTAAAAGAACTCTCGCTAGAAATCGAAAGACTCAAGAGCAGGCTCAAACAACTCGAGGTGGTCGAAGGGGATTTAATGAAAACAGAGGACGAGTATGATCTACTGGAGAAGAAGTTCAGGACAGAGCAGGACAAGGCAAACAACCTTTCTAAGCTACTGGAGGAAATGAAAAGTCAGATTGCCAGGAACAAAGCAATAGAAAAAGGTGAAGTCATGAGTACGGAGGCTGAGCTGAGAATTCGCTGCAAGATGGAGGAGGCCAAAACCAGAGAGCTGCGGGTGGACGTCCAGGCCCTGAAGGAGAAAATCCATGAGCTGATGAACAAGGAGGACCGGCTCTCCCAGCTGCAGGTGGATTACTCTGTCCTCCAGAAGAGGttcatggaggaggaggagaagaagaagagcatgAGTCAAGAAGTGGCCAGCCTTACCAAGGAACTGGAGGCCTCCAAGCGATACAGTCGTGCCATGAGGCCGAGTATGAACGGTAGAAGGATGATGGATGTTCCTGTTACCTCCACAGCAGTACAGACAGATGTTGTTGCCAGTGAGCCCGCTGAGGATGACACGGCAGCAGGCTTTATCCGAAAATCAGTCCTCGAGGAGAACCACTTAATGAGCAATCTGAGACAGCGAGGTCTTAAAAAGCCGACAGTTCTGGAGCGATACCCTCCTGCATCGGCAGAACTCGGGGCGAGAAAATCCTGGATACCCTggatgaaaaagaaagatgCTATCACGCTCACTCAGATCCCTCCTGAGAAGACATTGCTCAATCCACCAGAGATGACCATGTCTCCAAAGCCAGGTCAGCCGCTGCACATCCGCGTGACGCCTGATCACGAGAACAGCACCGCCACTTTGGAGATCACCAGCCCTCGAGCTGAGGATTTCTtctccagcaccaccatcaTCCCGACTCTTGGCCTTCAGAAACCTCGAATCACAATCGTCCCTAAGCCCACAACCGTGACTTCAAAAGCCAAAGCCTGCGATGTGCCGGGAGGTCTTGATCGAGCCAAATCTCCAGTGACGATAACCACCATCTCCAGAGCCAAGAGTCCGGAGAAGACTAACGGCAGCGGCTCTGACAGCCCTCAGTCGCCGGTGTCCATCATCACAGTCAGCACCACTCCTGTGGCTGAAGCATGTGCTTCACCTGAGCCTCATGAAATTACCACAGGTCGCACAGTGATCAAGATGACTCCGGAGAAGCAACTTGGGTCCCCAACTGTCAGAAAATACAACGGCAACAGCAACATCATTACGACAGAAGACAACAAGATACACATCCACCTGGGTCCGCAGTTTAAGCGGCCCTCTGAGGGATGCAGTAGTCCTTTGTTGATGCTGAGGCCTCTCAGTCTGAGCCCAGAAAGCAAAGAAATGCCGACAGGAACAGTACTCCGCTCGCCACGCCAACCCTCGTCGGGGAAGACGACTCCGAGCAAAATGACAAGCAGCATAACGATAACACCCATCACCTCGGCAGCCTCCAGGCCAACACAGTCTGTG TTGCTTCTgaattgtttcaaaatgaaatcaGGTGGTGTGTGCTCCCTAGATAGCACTCTCTCCAG CCCAGTGCGGATGTGCAGTCAGCTCGGAGCGCAGCCACACGGATCCCTGTGTCAAAAG gTTTGCTGA
- the LOC122999343 gene encoding filamin-A-interacting protein 1 isoform X3, producing the protein MRSRSCTMESPDDGHITPAKSFIKQEEENTELTKKKMKVQREEKDGRTGVSGTQRKPQKPAESRKELSKKDLLQLLGIMEGEVQAREDVIGMLKSEKTRPGTLEAHYGSAVPTKPLQALQRDSLLTNSNNSTENVYERPMAELDRLEDKQKETYRRMLEQLLLAEKCHRRTVMDLDNEKRKHVDFMNKSDDFTNLLEQERERLKRLLEQEKAYQARKDKDHSKRLEKVRAELVKLKSFALMLVDERQLHIEQIDQQSQKIQDLTQKLQEKEQRLVAVTDTAKEDSQKVLKLEAELEHRAAKFTQEHEEMTAKLTNQESQSRQLRLKLAGLSHKIEELEESNKALQKSDEDLQELREKISKGECGNSSLMAELENLRKRVLEMEGKDVEITKTESQCRELRKRLQEEENHSKELRLEVEKLQKRMAELEKLEGAFNRSKMDCSQLHTNLEKEKRVMKDLASELEMVKIRLKELESSESKFEKAEMILKDDLMKLKSFTVILVDERKNMAERLKQEEQKSDDLSKMFKAEQGKVTEVTEKLIEESKKLLKFKSEMEVKVTTLTKEKDELKTKLASEEEKCRELNTKLCGMKIRVDGLEETEKKRANKDENRNQDEDNKVKELSLEIERLKSRLKQLEVVEGDLMKTEDEYDLLEKKFRTEQDKANNLSKLLEEMKSQIARNKAIEKGEVMSTEAELRIRCKMEEAKTRELRVDVQALKEKIHELMNKEDRLSQLQVDYSVLQKRFMEEEEKKKSMSQEVASLTKELEASKRYSRAMRPSMNGRRMMDVPVTSTAVQTDVVASEPAEDDTAAGFIRKSVLEENHLMSNLRQRGLKKPTVLERYPPASAELGARKSWIPWMKKKDAITLTQIPPEKTLLNPPEMTMSPKPGQPLHIRVTPDHENSTATLEITSPRAEDFFSSTTIIPTLGLQKPRITIVPKPTTVTSKAKACDVPGGLDRAKSPVTITTISRAKSPEKTNGSGSDSPQSPVSIITVSTTPVAEACASPEPHEITTGRTVIKMTPEKQLGSPTVRKYNGNSNIITTEDNKIHIHLGPQFKRPSEGCSSPLLMLRPLSLSPESKEMPTGTVLRSPRQPSSGKTTPSKMTSSITITPITSAASRPTQSVPSADVQSARSAATRIPVSKGLLMDIISINSRR; encoded by the exons ATGCGATCCAGGAGCTGCACTATGGAGAGTCCAGATGACGGACACATCACGCCCGCTAAAAGTTTTAtcaagcaggaggaggagaacacAGAGCtgacaaagaagaaaatgaaagtcCAGCGAGAGGAAAAGGACGGGAGGACAGGAGTGTCGGGGACACAGAGGAAACCTCAGAAACCCGCAGAGAGCAGGAAGGAGCTGTCCAAGAAGGACTTGCTTCAGCTGTTGGGAATCATGGAAGGAGAAGTTCAG GCCAGAGAGGACGTCATCGGGATGCTGAAGTCAGAGAAAACCAGACCAGGGACGCTAGAGGCTCATTACGGCTCAGCTGTCCCCACAAAACCCCTGCAGgccctgcagagagacagtCTGCTcaccaacagcaacaacagcaccGAAAACGTTTACGAGAGGCCCATGGCCGAG CTGGACCGTCTGGAGGACAAACAGAAGGAGACGTACAGACGGATGTtggagcagctgctgctggcagAGAAATGTCACCGCCGCACCGTCATGGATCTGGACAACGAGAAACGCAAACACGTCGACTTCATGAACAAGAGCGACGACTTCACCAACCTGCTggagcaggagagggagag ACTCAAAAGACTGCTGGAGCAGGAAAAGGCCTACCAGGCTCGTAAAGACAAAGACCACAGCAAGCGGCTGGAGAAGGTCAGAGCAGAGTTGGTGAAGCTCAAGTCCTTTGCCCTGATGTTGGTGGATGAGCGGCAGCTGCACATTGAGCAGATCGACCAGCAGAGCCAGAAGATCCAAGACCTCACTCAGAAGCTGCAAGAGAAAGAGCAGCGCCTAGTGGCGGTCACCGACACCGCAAAGGAGGACAGCCAGAAGGTCCTCAAGCTGGAGGCCGAGCTGGAGCACAGAGCGGCCAAGTTCACGCAGGAGCACGAAGAGATGACCGCCAAACTGACCAACCAAGAGTCCCAAAGCCGCCAGCTCAGACTGAAGCTGGCCGGACTGTCACACAAGATTGAAGAGCTGGAAGAAAGCAACAAGGCGCTGCAGAAATCAGATGAGGACCTGCAGGAGCTGCGGGAAAAGATCAGCAAAGGGGAGTGTGGGAACTCGTCTCTCATGGCCGAGCTGGAGAATCTGAGGAAGAGAGTGCTAGAGATGGAGGGTAAAGATGTGGAGATAACTAAAACAGAGTCTCAGTGCAGGGAGCTCAGGAAgaggctgcaggaggaggaaaacCACAGTAAGGAGCTGAGGCTGGAGGTGGAAAAACTACAGAAAAGAATGGCTGAACTGGAAAAACTGGAGGGGGCTTTCAACAGGAGCAAAATGGATTGCTCTCAGCTTCACACTAACCTGGAAAAGGAGAAACGTGTTATGAAGGATCTGGCCAGCGAGCTCGAGATGGTAAAAATTCGGTTGAAAGAACTAGAGTCCTCAGAGTCAAAGTTTGAAAAGGCAGAGATGATCCTTAAAGATGATCTTATGAAGCTGAAGTCCTTCACAGTTATACTGGTAGACGAAAGAAAAAACATGGCAGAGAGACTTAAACAGGAAGAACAGAAAAGTGATGATTTAAGTAAGATGTTCAAAGCAGAGCAAGGCAAAGTCACAGAGGTCACAGAGAAGCTGATAGAGGAGAGCAAAAAACTTCTCAAATTCAAATCTGAGATGGAGGTCAAAGTGACGACTCTTACTAAAGAGAAAGATGAGTTGAAAACTAAACTTGCAAGTGAGGAGGAAAAGTGTAGGGAGCTGAATACGAAGTTATGTGGGATGAAAATAAGAGTGGACGGActagaagagacagaaaagaagcGGGCTAATAAAGACGAAAACAGAAATCAAGATGAGGACAACAAAGTAAAAGAACTCTCGCTAGAAATCGAAAGACTCAAGAGCAGGCTCAAACAACTCGAGGTGGTCGAAGGGGATTTAATGAAAACAGAGGACGAGTATGATCTACTGGAGAAGAAGTTCAGGACAGAGCAGGACAAGGCAAACAACCTTTCTAAGCTACTGGAGGAAATGAAAAGTCAGATTGCCAGGAACAAAGCAATAGAAAAAGGTGAAGTCATGAGTACGGAGGCTGAGCTGAGAATTCGCTGCAAGATGGAGGAGGCCAAAACCAGAGAGCTGCGGGTGGACGTCCAGGCCCTGAAGGAGAAAATCCATGAGCTGATGAACAAGGAGGACCGGCTCTCCCAGCTGCAGGTGGATTACTCTGTCCTCCAGAAGAGGttcatggaggaggaggagaagaagaagagcatgAGTCAAGAAGTGGCCAGCCTTACCAAGGAACTGGAGGCCTCCAAGCGATACAGTCGTGCCATGAGGCCGAGTATGAACGGTAGAAGGATGATGGATGTTCCTGTTACCTCCACAGCAGTACAGACAGATGTTGTTGCCAGTGAGCCCGCTGAGGATGACACGGCAGCAGGCTTTATCCGAAAATCAGTCCTCGAGGAGAACCACTTAATGAGCAATCTGAGACAGCGAGGTCTTAAAAAGCCGACAGTTCTGGAGCGATACCCTCCTGCATCGGCAGAACTCGGGGCGAGAAAATCCTGGATACCCTggatgaaaaagaaagatgCTATCACGCTCACTCAGATCCCTCCTGAGAAGACATTGCTCAATCCACCAGAGATGACCATGTCTCCAAAGCCAGGTCAGCCGCTGCACATCCGCGTGACGCCTGATCACGAGAACAGCACCGCCACTTTGGAGATCACCAGCCCTCGAGCTGAGGATTTCTtctccagcaccaccatcaTCCCGACTCTTGGCCTTCAGAAACCTCGAATCACAATCGTCCCTAAGCCCACAACCGTGACTTCAAAAGCCAAAGCCTGCGATGTGCCGGGAGGTCTTGATCGAGCCAAATCTCCAGTGACGATAACCACCATCTCCAGAGCCAAGAGTCCGGAGAAGACTAACGGCAGCGGCTCTGACAGCCCTCAGTCGCCGGTGTCCATCATCACAGTCAGCACCACTCCTGTGGCTGAAGCATGTGCTTCACCTGAGCCTCATGAAATTACCACAGGTCGCACAGTGATCAAGATGACTCCGGAGAAGCAACTTGGGTCCCCAACTGTCAGAAAATACAACGGCAACAGCAACATCATTACGACAGAAGACAACAAGATACACATCCACCTGGGTCCGCAGTTTAAGCGGCCCTCTGAGGGATGCAGTAGTCCTTTGTTGATGCTGAGGCCTCTCAGTCTGAGCCCAGAAAGCAAAGAAATGCCGACAGGAACAGTACTCCGCTCGCCACGCCAACCCTCGTCGGGGAAGACGACTCCGAGCAAAATGACAAGCAGCATAACGATAACACCCATCACCTCGGCAGCCTCCAGGCCAACACAGTCTGTG CCCAGTGCGGATGTGCAGTCAGCTCGGAGCGCAGCCACACGGATCCCTGTGTCAAAAG gTTTGCTGATGGACATCATCTCAATAAACAGCCGACGCTGA